The genome window GGCGTCGGCCGCGTTCACGATGCCGTTGCGGTCGACGTCGCCGCGAAGGATCGGCGGCTCCGTGATGAGCGGGAGCGTCCAGATCCCGCGACCGTAGGTGCCGGCCACCAGGCGGTTGGACGCCGCGTGGTAGACGAGGTCGGTCACCGGGACGAGCGGGAGCCCCTGCGTGAGCGACCAGCTCACGCCGGCGTCGATGGTCTCGAAGACGCCGAGGTCGGTCCCGGCGAAGAAGCGATTGCGCGACGGGGTGAAGGCGAAGGCGTTGACCGGGACGTCGGGGAGGTTGCCGGTGAGGTTGGCGAAGTTGGTCCCGGCGTCGGCGGTGATGAGGATCTTGGAGGGGCCGAAGCCACCGTGGGTGATGGCGAAGCGCCGCGAGTCGTTGGGGTCGCCGACGATGTCGGTGACGGGACGCTGCACCGCGGTGCCGCCGAACCAGTTGGTGCCGCCGTTAGGCGTCCAGAAGATGAATCCCGCGGTGGTGCCGCCGAAGATGACGTTCGGCGCGCCCTTGCCGATGGCGATGGCATTGATCTCGTTCTGCACGGTGGGGCTGAACTGGACCCACGTGGCCCCCAGGTCCTGCGAGCGCTCGATGGCCCGCGTCCCCGCCCAGAGCGTGCGTGGCACGAGGGGATCGATAGCGAACGGGGTGATGAACGGTGCCTGGAAGTTGAAGCGCGGGGGGATGTACGTGAGCGAGCGTGCGTTCACGTCGAGCCGGCCGAGCTGTCCACCCTGCCAGGACACGAGGACGGTGTTGGGATTGGTATAGTCGATCATGGCGTAGCCACCGTCGCCGTAGCCGACCCCCGACCAGAAGAGCGAGCCGCCGGACATCATGCTGCCGTTGTCCTGGGTACCGCCCACCACCACGGCGGGATTGGTCGGGTGCACCGCGATCCCGGGATAGAACTGGGTCGCCGAGATCCCGTTGTTGAGCGTCCGCCAGCTGCTACCGCCATCCGTCGACTGGAAGATGCCGCCGTCGCAGGTGGCGACGATGCGTCGCGAGTCGGCGGGGTCGAAGACGGCGCTGTGCCAGTCGGAGTGCACGTTGCCGGCGATGACGTTGAACGTGCTCCCGCCATCGCGCGATCGAAACAGGCGCACACCGCCGATGATCAACTTGTTCTCGTCGACGGGGTCGACGGAGAGGACGAGGTTGTACTCGCTCTGCGTGCCGAAGTCGCCCTCGTCGTACTGCTGCTGGAAGGTGATGCCGTTGGCGGCGAGCAGGGCCCACTGGCCGGTGAACTCATCCCAGCGCGCGAGGGTGCGGAAGGCGCGGTCGGACGGGTTGGCGACGATGGCCCAGACCGATCCCGGTCGTGCGGGGCTCACCGCCAGCGCGGTGCGGCCGAGCGAGGACGGGGTGCCGAGCGATTGCGAGATCAGCGCCCAGCTGGAGCCGCCGTTGGTGGAGATGTAGACGCCGTTGGCGGCGGCGCCGAACAGGTTGCCGATCGCGGCGTACCAGACTTCGGGGCGCGTGGGGTGCTGCACCACGTCGGTGGCGAAGCCCTGGAGCACGTTGCTCCACGAGGCGCCGGAGTTGGTGGAGCGGATGAGCCCGAGGTTGGTGGCGGCAAACAGCGTCGTGCCGGTGGCCGATCCGGCGGTCGCCCGATCGATGCTCACATGGTAGACGAAGCCCCCCAGCTGCCCCGCCGGGGCGAGGATGCTGGCGGCGACGCGCGTCCAGCTGTCGCCACCGTTGGTCGACTTGAGGATGCCGCAGCCATCGGTGTAGCCCACCGGATCGAAGGTCTCGCCGGTGCCGGCGTAGACGATGTCGGGGTTGACGGGATCGATGACGATGTGGCCGATGGCGGTGGAGCACTCGGTGTCGCCTAACGCCTGCCAGGACGCGCCGCCGTTCACGGTGCGCCAGATGCCGGCGCTGCCGGCGCCGGCGAGCATGACGCGCGGGTTGCGCGGGTTGATGGCGATGGTCGAGAAGCGCCCTTCGTCCTGCATGGGGGCCGAGGCGTAGCGCGTGTTCATGCTGATGAAGCCCATGGGCCCCATCGGCTGCCAGCGCTCGCCGGCCAGGCTGCTGGAGAAGGCACCGGCGCGCGCGGACGTCCGCATCTCGCGCATCGCCGCGACCTTGTCGTGCGGGACGCGCCCATCGGCGCCGGCCCGCTGCGAGACCCACCACTGGCGGCGCTGGCGCACATCGCCTTCGCGCATCTGCTCGCCGGTGAGCTGCTGCGCCGGGAGCGCGATGGGCCGGGCGCCGAGCGCCAGGAGGCCCAGGACCGCGAGGCGGAGGGCGGCGTGCATCGCGACGCGCGGCGACGTGCGCGGGGGGACGCTCAAGGAGGGGCTCATGGACTCGCTCGTGTTCTCGCTGATGTATTCGCTCATTTGGTCGCTCACGGGATCATCGTCAGTGAGAGCGCATTGCTCGTCCCGTTCGGCGTGACCACCGAGACGGCGAAGGTGCCGGGCGCAAAGGAGGAGGGGCGTCCGCGGGCGGCGGTGTCCGGGTAGGTCAGCGACATGGCGAACCGGATGGTCGCCCCCGCCGAGTCGGCGGGCAGCATGTCGAACGACGCGCGCCCGATGCGGACGGTGTTCGCGCCGACGACGAAGGTCCCCGTACCGCCCGGGACAAAGCCGGACCCGACCAGCGTGAGCGTCGGCGCCTCGCCCTTGCCCAGGCGAATCGTGTCCGGAGTGATGCGCGTGAGTCGCGGTGCAGCCGACGGGGTGCTGGCGGCGACGGGCGTGCTGCCGGCGACTGGGGTACTAGCGGCGACGGGCGTGCTATCGCCAGCTGCAGCGTCTGGGGTGGCGGCCGCCGCACTGCCGGCCGAGTCACCCGCGGTGCTGGTGTCGCTCGTGCTACCGGCCCGCGGGGCACAGGCCGTCGTCGCCGTCAGGAGCACCGTGGCCAAGAGCATGGTGGCCACGGGCGCGTGCTGGAAACGGCGCGTCGAATCGGGACGCATCATGGCTGGCGGCTCCGGTCGGGGGCGACGCGGACGTTCGGCATGCCGGAGAAGAGGGCGGCGCGCGTGTCCTGCACCTCGAGCTTGGGCGTCAAGTCGGCGAGCGCCACGCTGTGCAATTCGTCGACGAGGAGGCCGAGGCGGCGCAGCCCGCGCGGGTCGATGACCTTGGCGCGCACCCGGAAGAGGAGTCCACTGGGGATCCCCTTGGCGGCGGCGCCTGCCACGCGGTACTCGCCGATGATCGGGTTCATCGCGCGCAGGACGTTGTCGCTGACGCTGTCCGGACCCACGACCTGGAGCTGCAACGAGTCATAGAGGAAGCGCGCGGTGAAGCTCCCCACCGCTCCCCCGGTGTCGGCCTTGGCGAAGGCCGAGATCGTGACTTCGGTCCCGGCGCGGGCCAGGGTGTCGGAGACGAGGATCCAGGCGTTGGCAGAGATGGGCGGCGCGGCCGGGCGTGGCGGCGAGATCGTCGCACGTTCGTCGTTGCAGCCGGCGGCGAGCAGGGCGGCGCCGAGCAGCGCCAGTGAGGTGCGACGTGCCGTGCGACGCGCGGTGTGACGCGCGGCGTCACGCGCGGTGTGATGCGCCGTTGGCGCAGGGTGGCGGTCAGGCGTGGTGTGCGACATGGGCAGCAGTCCGGGAATCGGCGGATGGGCGCGCGGCGGGCGTGGCGTGTTGAGACTCGGCATGATCATGGCACCAGCGGGATGTTGACTCCGGTGCTTCGCGCCGCGAGGTTCTGCAGGTTGGTGTCGTACATCTCCAGCGGGTTGATCACGATCTCGCGGTTGAACAGGAAGCCGAGGCCGGCGTTGGAGGTGAGCGTCACCCGAACGATCGGGACGACGCCGCTGAGCCCCGACGGCGCGGTGAGGCTGATGCGCAGCGTGTTGAGCCCCGCGTCGACGCCGAGGACCACGTTGCCGACGAGTCCCTGTGCGTTGATGCTGGCGACCATCTCGTTCGGGATGCCCACGAGGATGGTGGCAGCGCCGATGGTCGTGGACCGCGTGTCGAGGACGATGTCGAAGCCCGCCGTGACGCCGGCGCGCACCTGGATGGGGGCGATCTGTGTCGTGCTGACCACGGGGCCGGTGGGGTCGCGCGGCACGGTCACGTAGACCGAGTCGCGGATGTTGGGCGACCCCGAACCGAAGGCGCGCACCCATGAGCTCCCGCCGGCGACGCCGGTGATGGCGCCGGTCGGGCGCACCGAGGCGGTGTTGGCGTTCATCGAGCTGTAGACCATGGACACCTGCGGCAGCGGATTGCCGAGCAGGTCGCGCGCGACGGCGCTCAGGTTGAGCGTGGCCCCCGGGTCGAGCAGGAAGAGGCGCTGCGCGGTGGTGCCGTACGTGACGCTCTGGACGCCGCTGCCGGGTGCATTCTGGATGTTGAGGTTCCCGGTCACGACGGCGGCCTGCGCCCCACTACTGAATCGCAGGCGTAGGGTCGGCGGGGGGAAGGCGTTGGCCGAGAGGAAGGTCAGCTGTTCGAAGCGCGCGACCCCCTGGTTGTCGGTGATGGCCACGTCGTTCAGCAACTCGCCGTTGGCGTCGAGCACGGTGGCGCGCACTGGGGCGCCGGCTCGGCGCACGACGTTGCCGGACGTATCCGCCAGTTGCAACGCTGGCTGCTGCAGGAGCGGCACGCCGACCGTCACCGTGCCGGACGGCTGCTGGAAGAAGGCGACGAAACGCGCCGGCCCGGCGTCGAGCTGGATGGCCGCACTGGTGACCGGCGCCAGCCCGCCCGTCGTGAAGACGAGCGTGCGCGGCCCGGCCGACCCGATGAGCCGCAACCCGGCGAAGCGCGCGACGCCGACGGCGTCGGTCTGCGCCGCGGCCCCCGTGAGCACACCGCCCCCCGTGGCGATCGCCGCGGCGACCCCGCGTCCGGCATCGGCGACGCCGTTGCCGAAGCGGTCGGTGACGCGCACCACGACATCCGAGGGGAAGGGGATCGTGTTCTCGACGACCGTGGGCTGCGACGTCACTTGCAGCTGCGACGCGTCGCCGGGGGCGAGGGTGATGCTCCCGGTGGTCGCCGACACCTGGTCGGCGGTGAAGCGGAGCTGCCGATTGCCGACGAGCCCTTCGAGGGCGAGCGAGGCGAAGGTCGCCTCGCCGAGCGTGTTGGTCGTGGCGGCGTTACCGGCAATCGCCCCGCTCCCCTGCGCCAGTGTGGCGGTGACCGGCGTCGGACGCGACATCGGGTTGCCGAACGCGTCACTGAGACGGGCAACGACGCCCGGAGCGATGACGACGCCCGCCCGTGCGAAGGTGGGGACGTTCTGCAGCGTGATGGTGGCCGTCGTGCCGGCTTCGAGGGCGACGGGGGGGGCGGCGACGGTCGGAAGGCCGGTGGCGGTGAAGGCGATCGTGCGCGGCCCCGCGCTCACGAGTCCGGAGAGCGTGAGCGCGCTGAAGGTGGCGATGCCGTTGGCGTCAGTGGTGGCCTGCGCCCCGCCCAGCGTTCCCGCCCCGCTCTGCAGCGTCGCGGTGATCACGGTCCCCGGTCGGTTGACGATGTTGGCGTACTGGTCTTTCGCGCGCACGACCGGCGCCGGGGTGACGGGGACGCCCGCACGAATGGAGGCGGGGAGTCCGGTCACCAGCTCGATGGTCGCCGGCGTGGCGGCGGCCGCGGTGGCGACGAGTTGCGCGCTGGCGGAGCCAGCCGTTGCGGTGAGCGTCTGCGACCCCGCCGTTGTCCCTAACGTCCATGTGCCGGCGGTCGCGCGCCCGTTGTCATCGGTTTGGGCAGAGGTCGAGCTGATCGTCCCGGCCGACGTCGTGAACGAGACCGTGGTGCGCGGGACGGGGAGGTTGTCCGAGGTGCGCACCGTGACGGTGATCGTACCCGAGACCGCCGCACCCACCGTTCCCGACGCCGTGCTGCCGGCGTCGAAGGTGACGGAGGCGGGTGTGCGCGTCGGCGGAGGCGTTACTCCTCCACCGCCGCCACCATCGCCCCCTCCGCCGCAACCGGACTGGAGGATGACGGCGACCGCCAGGACCAGGGCGCGTGGCACCCAGAGGTTCGATTGCCGGACTCGCATCGTGACTCGGCTCCCGTGTGCGGCGCCACCTCCCGGACTCGGGGACTGGCGCCTGTGTTCGGTTCACGCGCCGGGCGGCGCGAGGGGGCGGAGTATGCATCCCCAATCGGTAACGCGCGAGAAGTGTCCAATCCGGCTCATCCGGATCGTTACTCGCGGTCGGCTAGCTCGCCGGCGGATACCAGATTTCCCCTTCCAGCCGGGCCACACGGTCGCGCGCCGGACCGAGCGTCCGAAAGGCAGCAGCCGCCCGCCCCATCGCGATCGCCGAGGCCAGAGCATCGAGGGCGTCTTCGGAGGCCGCGGCGGCGTCACGGAAGTGGGCGGGGAGCGACGGGTGCACGCTCTCCAGGAAGTCCGCGCGCCCCTGCGCCTTCCCCTTGGTCACTGCCCCCGTGAGGAGCCGCGGATAGATCTCCACCACCAGCGGCGCCCGCGGAAGGCGCGGCGCGTCGAACGGCCAGATGGCGCACCCCGCCTGCTGCAGCGTCAGCAGGTGCGGCATCCCGCGAATCGCCCCCGTCCCCACCGAGCCGGCGCCGCCGACCTGCAGCGTCGACTTGGGACGAATGCCCGCGACGGACGGAACCTCGCGCTCGGTGCGCCGAAAGTGCTCGGGGACGATTGGGCGGGGACACCCCGGTCGCCCCCAGAACGGATAGGGC of Gemmatimonadota bacterium contains these proteins:
- a CDS encoding Ig-like domain-containing protein, producing the protein MPRALVLAVAVILQSGCGGGGDGGGGGGVTPPPTRTPASVTFDAGSTASGTVGAAVSGTITVTVRTSDNLPVPRTTVSFTTSAGTISSTSAQTDDNGRATAGTWTLGTTAGSQTLTATAGSASAQLVATAAAATPATIELVTGLPASIRAGVPVTPAPVVRAKDQYANIVNRPGTVITATLQSGAGTLGGAQATTDANGIATFSALTLSGLVSAGPRTIAFTATGLPTVAAPPVALEAGTTATITLQNVPTFARAGVVIAPGVVARLSDAFGNPMSRPTPVTATLAQGSGAIAGNAATTNTLGEATFASLALEGLVGNRQLRFTADQVSATTGSITLAPGDASQLQVTSQPTVVENTIPFPSDVVVRVTDRFGNGVADAGRGVAAAIATGGGVLTGAAAQTDAVGVARFAGLRLIGSAGPRTLVFTTGGLAPVTSAAIQLDAGPARFVAFFQQPSGTVTVGVPLLQQPALQLADTSGNVVRRAGAPVRATVLDANGELLNDVAITDNQGVARFEQLTFLSANAFPPPTLRLRFSSGAQAAVVTGNLNIQNAPGSGVQSVTYGTTAQRLFLLDPGATLNLSAVARDLLGNPLPQVSMVYSSMNANTASVRPTGAITGVAGGSSWVRAFGSGSPNIRDSVYVTVPRDPTGPVVSTTQIAPIQVRAGVTAGFDIVLDTRSTTIGAATILVGIPNEMVASINAQGLVGNVVLGVDAGLNTLRISLTAPSGLSGVVPIVRVTLTSNAGLGFLFNREIVINPLEMYDTNLQNLAARSTGVNIPLVP